CCGATTATGTCGTGCGAGCATCGACCAACGATGGGACAACTTCTGCTGCCGGTGAGGTGCAACGGGTGGGTCTGTCGGGGCGGGTCGCGTCAGGCGGTGTAGACGGACATCTCGTTGCCGCGGCCGGGTTCGAACGGCAGGGGTAGGGAGCGGTATCCGTTGTCGGGGTTGCGCACGTAGGTGAGGTAGTCGCCCGACTCGTCGACGGCATTCTCGGCAATCACCAACGCTCCGGGCGCCAGGCGTGATTCGAGGATCTGTAGCACCGGAAGGTACAGGCTCCACGCGCCGTCGAGCAGCACTAGGTCGATACCGTCCTCGATGCCGTCCCGCAGCGTCTCCAACGCGTCACCGATGCGAATGTCGACCACGTCAGCTAGTCCCGCGTCGGTCAGATTTGCCTGCGCACGTTCGGCGCTCACCGCCACGCCGAAGGTCAGCTGGTGTATTGCGCCAGCGGCGCACTGGCGACCACCACCTCGTACGGAACCTGGGTCGCACCAGCGAATCGGTGACCTGGACGCCGCCAGGCTTCCAACACGCCCACCGTTGCCACGGCGATACCGACGTGCGCATCGTGGTGATCCCTGCGGAACTGTGCGCGCAGCTTCCCCAGCGACCCAGCGTGTGCGCGGTCCCGTATCCGACGCGGGTCGCGCTCGTTATGGCGTCGTCGCCAGGGCGGTGATCCCGCCTTCGGCGAAGCGTAGGAGTGCCTGGTGGCGTTCGTCGATGTCGCCGGTGTGCATGCGGCCGTCGGTGAGGCTGTCTAGGCGCAGGTTGTTGGAGTAGGTGTGCAAGGTGGCTGCCAGTAGGTGCAGGTAGGCGTCGTGGATGGCCGCCTCGTCCGTGGCGGGGAACAGGGTCTGTAGCGCGGCGATGAAGTCGGCGGCGATGGCGTTGAAGTCCTCGACGATGAAGCGTCCGATGGGGTGTGCGGAGTTGGCGAGTTGCGCGATGAAGCGAAAGTAGTTGTCCCACCCCGGATCACCCGCTCGTTGGCGCATGGGTTCGGTGAATGCGCCGATGAGAGCGCGCAGTCGCTGTGCTCGGGTGCCGCGCGGTGGCACTGCTGCCAGCCTGGTGCGGCGGTCGTCGTTGAGGGGTTGGATGCGACGCAGCAGAACGGCGCGGAAGAGGGCCTCCTTGCCGCCGAATTGGTCACTTACCGCGGCGAGGCGGGTGCCGGCGTGGTCGGTGATGTCACGGACGCTGACACCGAAGTAGCCGCGGTCGGCGAAGAGTTCTTCGGCACTGTCGAGCAGCCGATCACGTAGCTTCTCGCGGTTGGCTTCACGCGAGGCAGGCGGGGGCGGGTCGGCTGCTGCGGGGCTTGTCATGAATCGATTCCCCGCGTCGACGGCGTGGTGACGGTGTGTTCGATGTAGCCGATGTCATCGATGGTCAGTTCCAGGGTGTCTCCGGGGCCCAGCCAGTGCCCCGTTTCCATGCCGCTGCCGCCGGGAAGTGTCCCGGTGCCGAAGAGCTCGCCGGGATAGAGGTGTTCACTGCGGGAGGCGTGGGCCAGAACCTCACCCAGATCGTGCTGCATGCCGGCGCTGGAGACCGTCGACACAATAGAACCGTTGATCGACACCGTTCCGCGCAGCGCGTCGATACGAGGAAGGATTTCGTCGGCGGTGACGGCGACCTCCGACAGCGAGCTGGCGAAGTGCTTGGCCTTCTGCGGACCGAACCCGCTGTCCATTTCGGCCCGCTGCACGTCGCGGGCACTCCAATCGTTGAGCACGACGAACGCGCCGATCGCGTCGAGCGCCTCGGCGGGGGTGGCATTGAACAGGCCCCGCGCCAGAACGAAACCGATCTCCAGCTCGTAATCGAGCGCCTGACTGTAGGAGGGTGCCGTGATCGGCGTGCGTGAGGGGATGAACGTCATCGCGTTCGACATGTAGTACATCGGCTGGGCGTAGAACAGCGGCTTGGGTTTCAACAGCGGGAACGTGCGCCGAGTGAGCAATTCGACGGTCTCGACGAGCCGGTACTGACCGGGATGGAACCGACGGACCAGACCCCGGCTGGCGTCCAAGACGTGCTGCTCGTAGAGCATGAAGTCGCGAAACGACACCGGCTGAAACGGCAACAACACCGCACTGTGCTGCCGGTGCTCGTCGATGCGAGCAAGCTCCCAGTCACGGTCGAAGACCCGACCACCCAACGGGGTCGGGTCGGTGCTCGCCTGCCAAGAGCCGTCGGCGCCGAAGGTCTGCAACTGCAGACCCTCGACGGTGCGCACACGTCTGAGCTTCACCGGGGAACCATCCTCACATCGGAGCGGAACAGTCGTTCCACTGTACCGCGGAACGGTGCTATCGTCGGAACAATCGTTCCGATTGGTGAGGAGGTGGGCGTGCAGGAAGTCGCCGAGGGCGTGTTCTGCGTGGCGGGCACCGCAGTCAACTGGGTGCTGCTGCGCGACGGCGCGGACCTCACCCTCATCGATGCGGGCTGGTCGGGAGACACCGGACGGGTGGAGAACTCGATCCGGGCGCTGGGCCGGCACCCGATGGACGTTCAGGCGATCTTGCTGACCCACGCCCACCTGGACCACATGGGCGCCATCAACCACTTCCACCGGCGTTACGACACACCGGTGTTCATGAGCGGAGCCGAAGTCGTCCATGCCCGCGACGGGCACCTCGAACAAGCGACGCCTGCCGACATCATCGAACGCTGCTACCGGCCGTCGGCGCTGCGCTGGACCGCACGCATCATGGCCGCCGGAGCGCTCAAACCCGTGAAGCTGCCACATGCGCAGCCCTTCCCCGGCGCGGGGGCACTCGACCTACCCGGGGCCCCGGTGCCCGTCGCCTGCGCAGGACACACCTGCGGGCACAGCGCCTTCCACCTGCCCGACAAGGGTGTCCTGGTCACCGGGGACGCATTGGTCACCGGTCACCCGCTGTCACCGGTCAGCGGCCCACAACTGGTGCCGCCGTTCTTCGCCCACGCCCCCGCCGACGCCGACGCTGCCCTACAGACCCTGACCGGCATCGCCGCCGACATCCTCGTTCCCGGCCACGGGGATCCATGGCGCGGAACCCCGTCCGACGCCGCCGAACAAGCCCGCCGCAACGCCCGCACGACGAACCGACTCTGACGCGACCGCCCCAGTACCACACTCTGAAGGGACCCCCGATGACCGAGGCCAGCCTGCCGCAGAAGCTGTTCGTCACCGCGTGCGCGGTCACCCGCACCACGGATCTGGCGGCCCGCTGGACCGGCGCCGCACCGTTTCTGCCTGCGCTGTTCGTGCTGCGCTACGCCAACATGGGCGGACTCGACCACACCCTGTTCGCCGCGCAGATCCGCGGCGCCCGGTCCTTCCGCGACGACCGCTGGTGTGGCTACTGGAACCGCATCGCCGACACCCACGCCCGGCGCGCCAGGAACGTGCTGCGCAGCCTGGCCGGCACCGACGCCGCCTCCGTGCCCGACCTCACCGACCCGAGCGCCGCGACCGCCGCCGAGAACGTCGACGGGCTGACCGCGTGGATCGCCCCCGCGGCAGCGCTCTTCGCCGACCACGGACCACAGCCGGACACCCGCGCGCTCACCGCCCTCGTCGACGAACACGCCCCTGCCGGTGATCGCGAGCGAATCACCCTGGCTTTCAGTGCAATTGACGCGTGGGTGAAGGCCATCACCTACTACCAGGTCAGCGCCTTCCCCGGCCACGACCCCCACCGCATGAAGGCCTATTGGCGTTCACGGCACCTCTTC
This Mycobacterium simiae DNA region includes the following protein-coding sequences:
- a CDS encoding TetR/AcrR family transcriptional regulator, which translates into the protein MTSPAAADPPPPASREANREKLRDRLLDSAEELFADRGYFGVSVRDITDHAGTRLAAVSDQFGGKEALFRAVLLRRIQPLNDDRRTRLAAVPPRGTRAQRLRALIGAFTEPMRQRAGDPGWDNYFRFIAQLANSAHPIGRFIVEDFNAIAADFIAALQTLFPATDEAAIHDAYLHLLAATLHTYSNNLRLDSLTDGRMHTGDIDERHQALLRFAEGGITALATTP
- a CDS encoding O-methyltransferase, with translation MSAERAQANLTDAGLADVVDIRIGDALETLRDGIEDGIDLVLLDGAWSLYLPVLQILESRLAPGALVIAENAVDESGDYLTYVRNPDNGYRSLPLPFEPGRGNEMSVYTA
- a CDS encoding fumarylacetoacetate hydrolase family protein — protein: MKLRRVRTVEGLQLQTFGADGSWQASTDPTPLGGRVFDRDWELARIDEHRQHSAVLLPFQPVSFRDFMLYEQHVLDASRGLVRRFHPGQYRLVETVELLTRRTFPLLKPKPLFYAQPMYYMSNAMTFIPSRTPITAPSYSQALDYELEIGFVLARGLFNATPAEALDAIGAFVVLNDWSARDVQRAEMDSGFGPQKAKHFASSLSEVAVTADEILPRIDALRGTVSINGSIVSTVSSAGMQHDLGEVLAHASRSEHLYPGELFGTGTLPGGSGMETGHWLGPGDTLELTIDDIGYIEHTVTTPSTRGIDS
- a CDS encoding MBL fold metallo-hydrolase, with protein sequence MQEVAEGVFCVAGTAVNWVLLRDGADLTLIDAGWSGDTGRVENSIRALGRHPMDVQAILLTHAHLDHMGAINHFHRRYDTPVFMSGAEVVHARDGHLEQATPADIIERCYRPSALRWTARIMAAGALKPVKLPHAQPFPGAGALDLPGAPVPVACAGHTCGHSAFHLPDKGVLVTGDALVTGHPLSPVSGPQLVPPFFAHAPADADAALQTLTGIAADILVPGHGDPWRGTPSDAAEQARRNARTTNRL